One segment of Theobroma cacao cultivar B97-61/B2 chromosome 9, Criollo_cocoa_genome_V2, whole genome shotgun sequence DNA contains the following:
- the LOC18590832 gene encoding L-ascorbate peroxidase, cytosolic encodes MTKCYPTVSEEYKKAVEKAKRKLRGLIAEKNCAPIMLRLAWHSAGTFDVKTRTGGPFGTMKQPAELAHGANNGLDISVRLLEPIKEQFPNLTYADFYQLAGVVAVEITGGPEIPFHPGREDKPHPPPEGRLPDATKGADHLRQVFTAQMGLSDQDIVALSGGHTLGRCHKERSGFEGPWTTNPLIFDNSYFKELLAGEKEDLLKLPTDVVLLSDPVFRPLVDKYAADEDAFFADYTEAHLKLSELGFADA; translated from the exons ATGACGAAGTGTTACCCGACTGTGAGCGAGGAATACAAGAAGGCCGTTGAGAAGGCCAAGCGCAAGCTCAGGGGTCTCATCGCCGAGAAGAACTGTGCCCCAATCATGCTCCGTTTAGC ATGGCACTCAGCTGGAACTTTCGATGTTAAGACCAGGACCGGAGGTCCATTCGGAACGATGAAGCAGCCTGCTGAGCTGGCACATGGTGCTAACAACGGTCTCGATATTTCTGTTAGGCTTCTCGAGCCGATCAAGGAGCAGTTCCCTAATCTCACTTACGCTGACTTCTACCAG CTTGCCGGTGTCGTCGCTGTCGAGATCACTGGTGGACCTGAAATTCCGTTCCACCCCGGAAGAGAG GACAAGCCTCACCCACCACCTGAGGGCCGTCTTCCTGATGCTACCAAGG GAGCTGATCACTTGAGGCAGGTCTTTACTGCTCAAATGGGTCTTAGCGACCAGGACATTGTTGCCCTTTCTGGTGGCCACACCCTG GGAAGGTGCCACAAGGAGAGGTCTGGATTTGAGGGACCATGGACTACCAACCCCCTCATCTTTGACAACTCTTACTTCAA GGAGCTCTTGGCTGGAGAGAAGGAAGACCTTTTGAAGTTGCCAACTGACGTAGTTCTCCTGTCTGACCCTGTTTTCCGTCCACTTGTTGATAAATATGCTGCT GATGAGGATGCCTTCTTTGCCGACTACACTGAAGCTCACCTGAAGCTCTCTGAGCTAGG ATTTGCTGATGCATAA
- the LOC18590833 gene encoding mitogen-activated protein kinase 3, giving the protein MAEVVPENAGGQLGDFPAIHTHGGQYIQYSIFGNLFQITSKYRPPIMPIGRGAYGIVCSVLNSETNEMVAVKKIANAFDNHMDAKRTLREIKLLRHLDHDNVIAIRDVIPPPLRREFTDVYIATELMDTDLHQIIRSNQGLSEEHCQYFLYQILRGLKYIHSANVIHRDLKPSNLLLNANCDLKICDFGLARPAAENEFMTEYVVTRWYRAPELLLNSSDYTAAIDVWSVGCIFMELMNRKPLFPGKDHVHQMRLLTELLGTPTESDLGFLRNEDARRYLRQLPAHPRQPLANVFPHVHPLAIDLIERMLTFDPTRRITVEEALAHPYLERLHDIADEPVSAEPFSFDFEQQPLGEEQMKDMIYKEAIALNPNYA; this is encoded by the exons ATGGCTGAAGTTGTTCCGGAAAACGCCGGTGGTCAGTTAGGAGATTTTCCGGCGATTCATACGCACGGTGGTCAATATATTCAGTATAGTATTTTTGGAAATTTATTTCAGATAACGTCTAAGTATCGGCCTCCGATCATGCCTATCGGTCGCGGAGCCTACGGCATCGTTTG CTCGGTGTTGAATTCGGAGACGAATGAGATGGTGGCGGTAAAGAAAATCGCCAACGCTTTTGATAATCACATGGACGCTAAGCGTACGCTTCGTGAGATTAAGCTGCTTCGACATTTGGATCACGATAAC GTTATTGCAATTAGAGATGTGATTCCTCCGCCTTTGCGTAGAGAATTTACTGATGTCTACATTGCCACAGAACTCATGGATACCGATCTTCACCAGATCATTCGCTCCAATCAGGGTTTATCTGAGGAGCATTGTCAG TATTTCTTATATCAGATTCTTCGAGGACTGAAGTACATACATTCTGCGAATGTGATTCATAGAGATTTGAAACCCAGCAACCTCTTGCTGAATGCGAATTGTGATCTTAAGATTTGTGACTTTGGTCTTGCTCGACCTGCTGCTGAGAATGAGTTCATGACTGAATATGTTGTCACGAGATGGTATAGGGCACCAGAGCTGTTGCTGAACTCTTCGGACTACACAGCTGCCATAGATGTGTGGTCCGTTGGTTGCATTTTTATGGAGCTCATGAATAGAAAGCCTCTATTTCCTGGCAAAGATCATGTGCATCAGATGCGTCTATTGACTGAG CTGCTTGGCACACCAACTGAATCTGATCTTGGGTTTCTCCGAAATGAGGACGCAAGAAGATATCTCAGGCAGCTCCCTGCACACCCCCGCCAACCATTGGCAAATGTTTTCCCACATGTTCATCCATTGGCTATTGATCTCATCGAAAGAATGTTGACATTTGATCCCACCAGAAGAATTACTG ttgaagaagcattGGCCCATCCTTATCTTGAAAGATTACACGACATAGCTGATGAACCAGTCAGTGCTGAGCCATTTTCTTTCGACTTTGAGCAGCAACCATTGGGAGAAGAGCAGATGAAGGACATGATTTACAAGGAGGCCATAGCTCTGAATCCAAATTATGCTTAA
- the LOC18590835 gene encoding protein NRT1/ PTR FAMILY 2.7 gives MESQQSAGSNMDNGYVSGDNEAQMLSSGAKRGGWITFFFVSATLTGLMIAGWGWLTNLIVYLIEEFNVESIDATQIANVVNGSINMIPIIGAVLADSFLGSFHVVSISSGFSLLGMVLLTLTATLSSLRPQQCETGSSFCHGPSKLQSASLYAGITMASIGLGVVRFTLATLGANQFDNPKDQGIFFNWFFFTFYAACVISSLVIVYVQDSISWGLGFGLCAAANFIGLIIFLLGKRFYRHDKPQGSPFTSLARVIVAAVQKRNILLSSESKDYYHEQDGTSKTVATTPKRSFRFLNRAALKTEGDIHSDGSIAKSWRICTVQQVEDLKTLIRIFPVWASTVFLATPIAIQTNMTVLQALAMDRHLGPNFKIPAGSIVVVVLISTAIFIALLDRFLFPTCQKLTGRSITPLQRIGIGHVFNIISMAISALVESRRLKIAHDHHLQEQQGAVVPMLSLWLFPQLVIVGIGEAFHFPGNVSLYYQEFPVSMKSTATAMISIVVGIAFYVSTALVDLIRNVTRWLPADINDGRLDNLYWTFVVLGLLNFGYYLVCAKLYKYQNPEEEVERA, from the exons ATGGAGTCGCAGCAGTCAGCTGGTAGCAACATGGATAATGGTTATGTCTCAGGTGACAACGAAGCACAGATGTTAAGTTCCGGCGCAAAGCGTGGTGGTTGGattacctttttctttgtttcag CAACTCTGACGGGGTTGATGATAGCTGGTTGGGGATGGCTGACGAATCTGATCGTGTATTTGATCGAGGAATTCAACGTTGAGAGCATTGACGCTACTCAGATAGCCAATGTGGTCAACGGCTCCATCAATATGATTCCGATCATTGGAGCAGTCCTTGCTGACTCTTTCCTTGGCTCTTTCCATGTTGTTTCAATTTCTTCAGGTTTCTCTTTGCTG GGAATGGTTCTTCTAACCTTAACAGCAACACTCAGCTCCTTGAGACCTCAACAATGTGAAACGGGATCAAGCTTTTGCCATGGTCCATCAAAACTTCAATCAGCCTCTTTATATGCGGGTATAACCATGGCATCTATAGGCCTGGGGGTGGTACGGTTTACTCTAGCAACATTAGGAGCTAATCAGTTTGATAACCCTAAGGATCAAGGGATTTTCTTTAACTGGTTCTTCTTTACCTTTTACGCCGCCTGTGTTATAAGTTCTTTAGTCATCGTCTATGTTCAGGATAGTATTAGCTGGGGATTGGGATTTGGCCTCTGCGCTGCTGCTAATTTTATTGGTTTGATCATTTTTCTCCTGGGAAAGCGTTTCTACCGACATGACAAGCCACAAGGAAGCCCTTTTACGAGTCTAGCTCGTGTGATTGTTGCTGCTGTACAAAAGAGGAACATCTTGCTTTCATCCGAAAGTAAGGATTATTACCATGAGCAAGATGGAACAAGTAAGACCGTGGCTACAACGCCTAAACGGAGCTTCAG GTTCTTGAACCGTGCTGCACTGAAAACTGAAGGAGACATCCATTCAGATGGATCGATTGCGAAGTCATGGAGAATATGCACAGTCCAACAAGTGGAAGACCTGAAAACTCTAATCAGAATCTTCCCTGTATGGGCAAGCACAGTATTTTTAGCCACCCCTATCGCAATCCAGACCAACATGACAGTTCTTCAAGCTCTAGCAATGGACCGTCACCTTGGGCCCAATTTCAAGATCCCAGCTGGATCCATCGTAGTCGTGGTCCTAATCTCCACAGCCATCTTCATTGCCTTGTTGGATCGGTTTCTGTTCCCCACCTGTCAGAAACTGACTGGCCGGTCCATAACCCCCCTGCAACGAATCGGAATAGGCCATGTGTTCAACATAATAAGCATGGCAATATCAGCCCTGGTGGAGTCAAGAAGGCTAAAGATAGCCCATGATCACCACCTCCAGGAACAGCAGGGTGCCGTAGTGCCTATGCTGTCCCTGTGGCTGTTTCCACAACTAGTTATCGTTGGGATTGGAGAAGCATTTCATTTTCCAGGAAACGTTTCATTGTACTATCAGGAATTCCCTGTCTCGATGAAAAGCACCGCAACTGCCATGATTTCTATCGTCGTTGGTATTGCTTTCTATGTGAGCACAGCTCTGGTTGATCTGATCAGGAATGTTACAAGATGGTTACCAGCTGACATAAACGATGGGAGGCTAGACAATTTGTATTGGACCTTTGTTGTGCTGGGGTTACTgaattttggttattatttgGTTTGTGCTAAGCTTTACAAATATCAAAATCCGGAAGAGGAAGTGGAAAG AGCGTAA
- the LOC18590836 gene encoding protein NRT1/ PTR FAMILY 2.7, protein MSDSRSKKGGLITLFFIAGTLSGVMLSGFGWLANLIVYLVEEFNVDSIDATQISNVVHGSINLIPILGAVIADSSLGTFSVVAISSFISSLGMILLTLTAKVGSLKPPPCETGSSLCQTPSKLQLTILYVSMAMASAGLGGSRYTLATMGANQLDKPKDKESFFNWFFFTIFASCIISSTALVYVEESISWGLGYGICSAANFIALAVFLAGYRFYRYDKPQGSPFTGLLRVAVAAVWKRKVELSARSDDYYHEHDGTNKVMPATPKQSFGFLNRAALKTEGDIHSDGSIARPWKLCSLQQVEDLKTLIKLFPIWSSGIFLTTPIAIQSSITVIQALSMDRHLGSNFKIPAASIIVVILVSSSIFVALIDRFLLPTWQRLIGRPLTLLQRIGVGHVVNVLSMGISALVESKRLKTAHALHLEAQHGAIVPMLVWWLFPQLVVVGIGDAFHFPGHVALYYQEFPASLRSTATAMVSLVVGIAFYVSTALVDLIRNVTGWLPESINSGRLDNLYWILVTAGSLNFTYFLVCAKLYKYRNIEKEVDDASSFDI, encoded by the exons ATGTCAGATTCCAGAAGCAAAAAGGGTGGTTTGATCACCTTATTCTTCATTGCAG GGACCCTGTCAGGGGTGATGCTGTCTGGTTTCGGATGGTTAGCAAACCTGATTGTCTACCTGGTTGAGGAATTCAATGTGGATAGCATTGATGCTACTCAGATTTCCAACGTGGTTCATGGTAGTATAAACCTGATTCCAATCCTTGGAGCTGTCATTGCTGACTCCTCCTTGGGAACCTTTTCTGTTGTTGCAATTTCTAGCTTTATCTCTTCCCTG GGGATGATTCTGCTAACCTTAACAGCAAAAGTCGGCTCTTTGAAGCCCCCGCCTTGTGAAACTGGATCAAGCTTGTGCCAAACTCCATCGAAACTACAATTGACAATCCTATATGTGAGTATGGCTATGGCATCTGCAGGTTTGGGAGGGAGCCGATATACTCTAGCAACAATGGGAGCAAACCAACTTGATAAGCCGAAAGATAaagaatctttcttcaattggTTCTTTTTCACTATATTTGCATCTTGCATAATAAGTTCCACAGCTCTTGTCTATGTTGAGGAAAGCATTAGCTGGGGGCTCGGATATGGCATATGTTCCGCTGCTAACTTCATTGCTTTAGCTGTTTTCTTGGCCGGATACCGATTCTATCGGTATGACAAGCCACAAGGGAGCCCATTTACGGGTCTGCTTCGTGTTGCTGTTGCTGCTGTGTGGAAAAGGAAGGTCGAGCTATCAGCCAGAAGTGATGATTATTACCATGAACATGATGGAACGAACAAGGTCATGCCTGCAACACCAAAACAGAGTTTCGG GTTCTTGAACCGGGCAGCACTGAAAACTGAAGGAGACATCCATTCGGATGGATCAATTGCAAGACCATGGAAGCTATGCAGTTTACAACAAGTAGAAGATCTCAAAACTCTGATAAAACTTTTCCCAATATGGTCAAGTGGTATATTTCTCACCACCCCTATAGCAATCCAATCCAGCATAACAGTTATCCAGGCTCTATCAATGGACCGTCACCTTGGGTCCAACTTCAAAATCCCTGCTGCATCTATTATAGTCGTGATCCTAGTATCCTCATCTATCTTCGTGGCCCTAATTGATCGTTTCCTATTGCCCACCTGGCAGAGGCTGATTGGCCGGCCTCTGACGCTGCTGCAACGAATAGGAGTAGGCCACGTTGTCAATGTGCTAAGCATGGGAATTTCAGCCCTGGTGGAGTCAAAACGGTTGAAAACAGCCCATGCTCTCCACCTTGAGGCACAGCATGGTGCCATAGTGCCTATGCTGGTCTGGTGGCTATTTCCACAGCTTGTTGTGGTTGGCATTGGGGATGCATTCCATTTCCCAGGACATGTTGCATTGTACTACCAAGAATTCCCTGCCTCACTGCGAAGCACAGCTACTGCCATGGTTTCTTTGGTCGTCGGGATTGCTTTCTATGTCAGCACAGCTCTGGTCGATCTAATCCGGAATGTTACAGGATGGTTGCCAGAAAGCATAAACAGTGGAAGGCTAGATAACCTGTATTGGATCTTAGTTACGGCAGGGTCCCTgaattttacttattttttagtATGCGCTAAGTTGTACAAGTACCGAAACATTGAAAAGGAAGTCGATGATGCTTCCAGCTTTGATATATGA